The following proteins come from a genomic window of Pseudomonas hygromyciniae:
- a CDS encoding START domain-containing protein, with protein sequence MGSLKRMAVLCGFTVLFAAAAQAEEWQVAKDEEGIKVALSEVAGSKYKAYRGVTVIKAPLAKIQALQDDVVGACKWIHECKSQKLLKKEGDKSWTYTQFKAPFPVTDRDSILEITTTQAADGSVTRKLLEVPTYLPEEKGYVRVAQVEGFWKLVPKGADQTEVTYQVHTEPGGSVPSWLANKFVVEAPFNTLKALKESAEKR encoded by the coding sequence ATGGGTTCGCTGAAACGAATGGCTGTGTTGTGCGGTTTTACGGTGTTGTTTGCGGCTGCCGCACAGGCAGAAGAGTGGCAGGTTGCCAAGGACGAGGAAGGTATCAAGGTCGCCTTGAGTGAAGTGGCCGGGTCCAAATACAAGGCTTATCGCGGCGTTACGGTGATCAAGGCGCCATTGGCCAAGATCCAGGCCCTGCAGGACGATGTCGTCGGTGCCTGTAAGTGGATTCACGAATGCAAGTCGCAGAAGCTGCTCAAGAAGGAAGGCGACAAGAGCTGGACCTACACCCAGTTCAAAGCCCCGTTCCCAGTCACCGATCGTGACTCGATCCTGGAAATCACCACGACCCAGGCTGCCGACGGCAGCGTGACCCGCAAGCTGCTGGAAGTCCCTACCTACCTGCCGGAAGAGAAAGGCTACGTGCGTGTGGCCCAGGTCGAAGGTTTCTGGAAACTGGTGCCCAAAGGCGCCGACCAGACCGAAGTGACTTACCAGGTCCATACCGAGCCTGGTGGCAGCGTACCGTCCTGGTTGGCCAACAAGTTTGTGGTTGAAGCGCCCTTCAATACCTTGAAAGCCCTCAAGGAAAGCGCCGAGAAGCGCTAA
- a CDS encoding YkgJ family cysteine cluster protein — MKCREGCGACCIAPSISSPLPGMPNGKPAGERCLHLSVEQLCQLFGLPERPAVCGAFAADLEVCGSSQEEAIRLIGWWEQMTAA; from the coding sequence ATGAAATGCCGTGAAGGCTGTGGCGCTTGCTGTATCGCCCCTTCCATCAGTTCGCCGTTGCCCGGTATGCCCAATGGCAAGCCCGCGGGCGAACGCTGCCTGCATCTGTCGGTCGAACAGCTGTGCCAATTGTTTGGCCTGCCTGAACGGCCTGCGGTATGCGGTGCCTTCGCGGCGGATCTAGAGGTCTGTGGTAGTAGCCAGGAAGAAGCGATCAGGTTGATCGGCTGGTGGGAGCAGATGACGGCGGCGTAG
- a CDS encoding translation initiation factor 2 — protein MTSIFPAALLICLASLCNTTSVLAAPASAPVVLAAAEQKPAPAKKTTQAKKAAPVTKAAKEKKRAPIANKSKSAREVAQTKLAPAQLDLSLPQEMVRHLQPLGTMPQPKNVPLLPPMFGEKPIDNSAFQINGRLLSNEMQLQMRNEERRDVEGAALDFEFKN, from the coding sequence ATGACCTCTATTTTTCCTGCCGCGCTGTTGATCTGTCTGGCGAGCCTGTGCAACACCACTTCTGTACTGGCAGCGCCTGCCAGTGCGCCAGTTGTGCTGGCAGCCGCCGAACAAAAGCCGGCACCGGCTAAAAAAACGACCCAGGCTAAAAAAGCCGCTCCGGTTACGAAAGCCGCCAAGGAAAAAAAGCGCGCGCCCATCGCAAACAAGTCCAAGTCGGCCCGGGAAGTGGCCCAGACCAAACTGGCGCCAGCGCAATTGGACCTGAGTCTGCCCCAGGAAATGGTCCGGCACCTGCAGCCCCTCGGCACTATGCCGCAACCCAAGAATGTGCCGTTGTTGCCGCCGATGTTTGGCGAGAAACCGATCGATAACAGTGCTTTCCAGATCAACGGCCGCCTGTTGAGCAACGAAATGCAACTGCAAATGCGCAATGAAGAGCGGCGCGATGTGGAAGGCGCGGCCCTGGATTTCGAATTCAAGAATTAA
- a CDS encoding aminotransferase-like domain-containing protein produces MTNLLLYQRIAQQLAEDIRRGVYQPGERVPSVRKMSSQLNVSHATVLQAYANLEDQGLIRARPQSGYYVHQTPALTAPTPDIARVERPGLVTRSSIIQQVLVESRREGVFPLGAAVPSVDYLPVRALHQQLAKVTRFQSPRAFSYMFSPGFEPLRRQVAIRMRDAGVVVDPSEVVITHGCVDALQMSLRVLTRPGDLIAAESPTYYGLLQLADLLGLKVIEIPSDPATGMSLEALQLAANQWSIKALVLTTRLSNPLGGTMPEERQKQLLRLASDFDIQIVEDDIYGELMFELGRTKALKAYDRLDRVIYCSSFSKTLSPGVRIGWMIAGKYQQEIQRLQMFSTHSACSVTQMGVAAYLENGGYDRHLRYIRQEYRKNLSAFQLAVQQYFPEGTQMSRPTGGFILWVSLPGRVNTQELHVRALQQGISIAPGLIFSNTEQFNHCIRLNCGTPWNREAERALMTLGMLANQLCQEAAGGF; encoded by the coding sequence ATGACCAATCTCTTGCTTTACCAACGTATCGCCCAGCAGTTGGCTGAGGATATCCGGCGCGGTGTCTATCAACCGGGTGAGCGCGTGCCTTCGGTGCGCAAGATGAGCTCTCAGCTCAATGTCAGTCATGCCACCGTGCTACAGGCCTACGCCAACCTTGAAGACCAGGGGTTGATCCGTGCGCGGCCGCAGTCCGGGTATTACGTGCACCAGACGCCGGCCCTGACCGCACCGACGCCGGATATCGCTCGGGTCGAGCGCCCGGGCCTGGTCACCCGCAGCAGTATCATCCAACAGGTCCTGGTTGAATCCCGTCGCGAAGGGGTGTTCCCGCTGGGGGCCGCTGTTCCCAGTGTCGATTACCTACCGGTGCGGGCGCTGCACCAGCAACTGGCCAAGGTCACGCGCTTTCAGAGCCCACGGGCGTTCAGCTATATGTTCAGCCCGGGCTTCGAGCCGCTGCGGCGCCAGGTCGCGATTCGTATGCGCGATGCCGGAGTGGTGGTCGATCCGTCCGAAGTGGTGATCACCCACGGGTGTGTCGACGCATTGCAGATGTCGTTGCGGGTGCTGACTCGCCCCGGCGACCTGATTGCCGCCGAATCGCCCACCTATTACGGCCTGCTGCAACTGGCGGACTTGCTTGGCCTCAAGGTCATCGAGATTCCCAGCGACCCGGCCACAGGCATGAGCCTGGAAGCCCTGCAGTTGGCGGCCAACCAGTGGTCGATCAAGGCCCTGGTGTTGACCACGCGCCTGAGTAATCCCCTGGGCGGCACCATGCCGGAAGAACGGCAGAAACAGCTGCTGCGCCTGGCCTCGGATTTCGATATCCAGATCGTCGAAGACGATATCTACGGCGAATTGATGTTCGAGTTGGGCCGCACCAAGGCCCTCAAGGCCTATGACCGCCTGGATAGGGTGATCTACTGCTCCAGTTTCTCCAAGACCCTGTCCCCTGGCGTGCGCATCGGCTGGATGATTGCCGGCAAATACCAGCAGGAGATCCAGCGCCTGCAGATGTTCAGTACCCATTCGGCGTGCAGCGTTACGCAGATGGGCGTGGCGGCGTATCTGGAGAATGGCGGTTACGACCGCCATCTGCGCTACATTCGCCAGGAGTACCGCAAGAACCTCAGTGCCTTCCAGTTAGCGGTGCAGCAGTATTTCCCGGAAGGCACGCAGATGAGCCGGCCGACGGGCGGTTTTATCCTGTGGGTCAGTCTGCCGGGCAGGGTCAATACCCAAGAGCTGCACGTGCGGGCTTTGCAGCAAGGCATCAGCATCGCGCCGGGGCTGATCTTCAGCAATACCGAACAGTTCAACCACTGTATTCGGCTCAACTGCGGTACGCCGTGGAACCGAGAAGCGGAGCGAGCCCTGATGACCCTGGGCATGCTGGCCAACCAGTTATGCCAAGAGGCTGCGGGTGGTTTTTGA
- a CDS encoding OmpA family protein, with translation MNRLTFGLLLSSLLLAGCASHPNSDAALQQAGSDFQKVKEDSNVLRIAPKDVIRAGESLARADRLSSYWGSGGDVVHYAYLSQRYSAIAREHTELVLNEERAAKLELERQRLQLALREAKLLSVQQQGKWLEEQIASLTTTQTDRGLVMTLGDVLFDTGQAELKNSANRTVLKIVQFLQLNPKRVVRIEGYTDSTGGEHENLKLSRDRAQAVADVLVDLGIDEKRIQVEGYGDQYPVEVNASERGRAQNRRVEIVFSDEKGQLGAAR, from the coding sequence ATGAACCGCCTGACATTTGGGTTGCTATTGAGCAGCCTGCTGCTCGCCGGTTGCGCCAGCCATCCCAATAGCGACGCCGCGTTGCAGCAGGCTGGCAGCGACTTCCAGAAGGTCAAGGAAGACTCCAATGTATTGCGCATCGCGCCCAAGGACGTGATCCGCGCCGGTGAGTCCCTGGCCCGCGCCGACCGCCTTTCCAGCTACTGGGGCAGCGGTGGCGACGTCGTGCATTACGCCTACCTGAGCCAGCGCTATAGCGCCATCGCCCGGGAACATACCGAGTTGGTACTCAACGAAGAACGTGCGGCCAAGCTCGAACTGGAGCGTCAACGCCTGCAACTGGCGCTGCGCGAAGCCAAGTTGTTGAGCGTGCAGCAACAGGGCAAGTGGCTGGAGGAGCAGATCGCCAGCCTGACCACCACCCAGACCGATCGTGGCCTGGTGATGACCTTGGGCGACGTGCTGTTCGACACTGGCCAGGCGGAGCTGAAAAACTCCGCCAACCGTACAGTGCTGAAGATCGTGCAGTTCCTGCAACTGAACCCCAAGCGGGTCGTGCGGATCGAGGGTTATACCGATAGCACCGGCGGCGAGCACGAAAACCTCAAACTGTCCCGTGACCGTGCACAGGCCGTGGCGGACGTACTGGTCGACCTGGGCATTGATGAAAAACGCATCCAGGTGGAAGGCTATGGCGATCAGTACCCGGTGGAAGTGAATGCTTCCGAACGTGGTCGTGCGCAGAACCGGCGTGTGGAAATCGTCTTCTCCGATGAGAAGGGCCAGCTCGGCGCCGCGCGCTGA
- a CDS encoding DUF4398 domain-containing protein codes for MTIRPLFAALAVVTLAGCAADPAPNEQMRLTQQALEQAAAVGAVADDVPELKLAETKLAQAKADMADESYKDARMQAEQAELDARLAEARVLTQKSQEQLNVLDTRITRLRKQLGDAQ; via the coding sequence GTGACTATTCGACCTCTTTTCGCCGCCCTCGCCGTAGTAACGCTGGCGGGCTGTGCCGCAGATCCTGCGCCGAATGAGCAAATGCGCCTGACCCAGCAAGCCTTGGAGCAAGCCGCCGCCGTGGGCGCTGTCGCTGACGACGTGCCTGAGTTGAAACTCGCCGAGACGAAGCTGGCCCAGGCCAAGGCCGATATGGCTGACGAGTCCTACAAGGATGCCCGCATGCAGGCTGAACAGGCCGAACTCGACGCGCGCCTGGCAGAGGCGCGGGTACTGACGCAAAAGAGTCAGGAGCAGTTGAATGTCCTCGACACTCGTATCACCCGCCTGCGCAAACAGCTGGGAGATGCTCAATGA
- a CDS encoding substrate-binding periplasmic protein, whose protein sequence is MELRRWTVLLGLSLLPTLSIAAGKCERLVVTGSPDAPPYLWRDPQDPTHLIGANADVLQQVAKELGLKVDLLYGGKRSLALDEVRSGRMDMLVDAPLSVSELETLDYIHPALMQADYRVWTRVDSPLVYTHAADLHGHKGAVSERARLSPEFEAFASEHLTLERLPTVTPALQKLLLGEVDYVLAGRYSGMAMAQTLGMSKDLLARELPIDQPGLFLAISHNSACNDPWLRGQLAKKMTELSASGLTEAALQRNIERWKTQLQQPVSTPTK, encoded by the coding sequence ATGGAACTGCGTCGCTGGACTGTACTGCTGGGCCTGTCACTGCTGCCGACCTTGTCTATCGCTGCCGGCAAATGCGAGCGCCTGGTGGTGACCGGCAGCCCGGATGCGCCGCCCTATTTGTGGCGAGACCCGCAAGACCCCACCCACTTGATCGGCGCCAATGCCGACGTGCTGCAACAAGTGGCCAAGGAGCTGGGGTTGAAAGTCGACCTGTTGTATGGCGGCAAGCGTTCCCTGGCCCTTGATGAAGTCCGCAGCGGGCGCATGGACATGCTGGTCGATGCGCCGCTGAGTGTCAGCGAGCTGGAGACCCTGGACTACATCCATCCGGCACTGATGCAGGCCGATTACCGGGTGTGGACCCGCGTCGACTCGCCCCTGGTCTATACCCATGCAGCCGACCTGCATGGCCACAAGGGCGCGGTCTCGGAGCGGGCGCGCCTGTCCCCTGAGTTTGAAGCCTTTGCCAGCGAACACCTGACCCTGGAACGCCTGCCAACCGTAACCCCGGCCTTGCAGAAACTGCTGCTTGGCGAAGTGGACTACGTGCTGGCCGGCCGTTACTCCGGCATGGCCATGGCGCAGACCCTTGGCATGAGCAAAGACCTGCTGGCCCGTGAACTACCGATTGATCAGCCGGGGCTGTTCCTGGCGATTTCCCACAACTCGGCCTGCAATGATCCGTGGTTGCGCGGACAGCTCGCCAAAAAGATGACAGAATTGTCCGCGTCCGGTCTGACGGAAGCCGCGTTGCAGCGCAATATCGAACGCTGGAAGACGCAGTTGCAGCAACCCGTCAGCACCCCAACAAAGTAG
- a CDS encoding electron transfer flavoprotein subunit alpha/FixB family protein, whose protein sequence is MTILVIAEHDNKVLAPATLNTVAAAAKIGGDIHVLVAGQNVGAVAEAAAKIAGVSKVLAADNAAYAHQLPENVAPLVAELGAGYSHILAAATSNGKNILPRVAAQLDVDQISEIVSVESADTFKRPIYAGNAIATVQSTAAVKVITVRATGFDPVAAEGGSAAVEAVAAAHDAGTSSFVGEELAKSDRPELTAAKIVVSGGRGMQNGDNFKHLYALADKLGAAVGASRAAVDAGFVPNDMQVGQTGKIVAPQLYIAVGISGAIQHLAGMKDSKVIVAINKDEEAPIFQVADYGLVADLFEAVPELEKLV, encoded by the coding sequence ATGACTATCTTGGTAATCGCAGAACACGACAACAAGGTGCTGGCCCCGGCCACCCTGAACACCGTAGCTGCTGCTGCGAAAATCGGTGGTGATATCCACGTCCTGGTCGCTGGCCAGAATGTTGGCGCTGTGGCTGAAGCCGCCGCGAAAATCGCTGGCGTGAGCAAAGTACTGGCCGCCGACAACGCTGCCTACGCTCACCAATTGCCGGAAAACGTTGCCCCTCTGGTTGCAGAGCTGGGCGCTGGCTACAGCCACATCCTGGCTGCTGCCACCTCCAACGGCAAAAACATCCTGCCGCGGGTTGCTGCGCAGTTGGACGTTGACCAGATCTCCGAGATCGTTTCGGTCGAAAGCGCCGACACTTTCAAGCGCCCGATCTACGCCGGTAACGCCATTGCCACCGTGCAATCGACTGCTGCTGTCAAAGTCATCACCGTGCGTGCCACCGGTTTCGACCCAGTTGCCGCCGAAGGTGGTTCGGCTGCCGTTGAAGCGGTGGCTGCTGCTCACGATGCTGGCACTTCCAGCTTTGTTGGCGAAGAGCTGGCCAAGTCGGACCGTCCTGAGCTGACCGCTGCCAAGATCGTCGTTTCCGGCGGGCGTGGCATGCAGAACGGTGACAACTTCAAGCACCTGTACGCCCTGGCCGACAAGCTGGGCGCGGCGGTCGGCGCTTCGCGCGCGGCGGTCGACGCAGGCTTCGTACCCAACGATATGCAGGTCGGCCAGACCGGCAAGATCGTGGCGCCACAGCTGTACATCGCGGTCGGTATCTCCGGCGCGATCCAGCATTTGGCTGGTATGAAGGACTCCAAAGTGATCGTTGCGATCAACAAGGACGAAGAAGCACCGATCTTCCAGGTGGCTGATTACGGCCTGGTGGCGGACTTGTTCGAAGCCGTACCTGAGTTGGAGAAGCTGGTCTAA
- a CDS encoding electron transfer flavoprotein subunit beta/FixA family protein, with product MKVLVAVKRVVDYNVKVRVKADNSGVDLANVKMSMNPFCEIAVEEAVRLKEKGVATEIVVVSIGPTTAQEQLRTALALGADRAVLVESAEELTSLAVAKLLKAVVDKEQPQLVILGKQAIDSDNNQTGQMLAALTGYGQGTFASKVEVSGDSVAVTREIDGGAQTVSLKLPAIVTTDLRLNEPRYASLPNIMKAKKKPLEVLTPDALGVSTASTNKTVKVEAPAARSAGIKVKSVAELVEKLKNEAKVI from the coding sequence ATGAAGGTTCTTGTAGCTGTCAAACGCGTTGTCGATTACAACGTGAAAGTTCGCGTCAAGGCGGACAATTCCGGCGTCGATCTGGCTAACGTCAAAATGTCGATGAACCCCTTCTGCGAAATCGCCGTGGAAGAAGCCGTACGCCTGAAAGAAAAAGGTGTTGCGACTGAAATCGTCGTCGTTTCCATCGGTCCAACCACTGCTCAAGAGCAGCTGCGTACCGCCCTGGCGCTGGGTGCCGACCGCGCGGTGCTCGTCGAGTCCGCTGAAGAACTGACCTCGCTGGCCGTTGCCAAGCTGCTCAAGGCCGTTGTCGACAAGGAACAGCCGCAACTGGTGATCCTTGGCAAACAGGCGATCGACAGCGACAACAACCAGACTGGCCAGATGCTGGCTGCACTGACCGGTTACGGCCAGGGCACCTTCGCTTCGAAAGTCGAAGTCAGCGGCGACAGCGTTGCCGTGACCCGCGAAATCGACGGCGGCGCGCAGACGGTTTCCTTGAAACTGCCGGCCATCGTCACCACTGACCTGCGTTTGAACGAGCCGCGTTATGCGTCCCTGCCAAACATCATGAAAGCCAAGAAAAAGCCTCTCGAAGTGCTGACTCCGGATGCTTTGGGCGTTTCCACCGCCTCTACCAACAAGACCGTCAAAGTCGAAGCGCCGGCTGCACGCAGCGCGGGTATCAAGGTCAAGTCGGTGGCTGAACTGGTCGAGAAACTGAAAAACGAAGCGAAGGTAATCTAA
- a CDS encoding electron transfer flavoprotein-ubiquinone oxidoreductase, with amino-acid sequence MEREYMEFDVVIVGAGPSGLSAACRLKQKAAEAGKEISVCVVEKGSEVGAHILSGAVFEPRALNELFPDWKELGAPLNTPVVRDDIYVLRSSDSSTKVPDFFVPKTMHNEGNYIISLGNLCRWLAQQAENLGVEIYPGFAAQEVLFDENGVVRGIITGDLGVDREGHPKEGLYTPGMELRGKYTLFAEGCRGHLGKQLIQRFNLDSDADVQHYGIGLKEIWEIDPAKHQPGLVVHTAGWPLDIMSNENTGGSFLYHLENNQVVVGLIVDLSYSNTFLSPFDEFQRLKHHPVLAQYLEGGKRISYGARALAKGGINSLPKMVFKGGALIGCDLGTMNVAKIKGSHTAMKSGMLAADAVADRLFAESEGGDELTAYVDSFKASWLYEELFATRNFGPAMHKFGPIIGAGFNWFDQNILGGKMPFTLHDTKPDYACLKLAKDSQKIDYPKPDGKLSFDKLSSVFLSSTNHEEEQPCHLKLKDPSIPIGTNLPLYDEPAQRYCPAGVYEVITQEDGEKRFQINAQNCVHCKTCDIKDPSQNITWVTPEGAGGPTYPNM; translated from the coding sequence GTGGAACGCGAATACATGGAATTCGACGTGGTCATCGTCGGCGCAGGGCCGTCGGGCCTGTCTGCCGCCTGCCGACTGAAGCAGAAGGCCGCCGAAGCCGGTAAGGAAATCAGCGTCTGCGTGGTCGAAAAAGGCTCCGAAGTCGGCGCACACATCCTGTCCGGTGCCGTGTTTGAACCACGCGCCCTGAATGAATTGTTCCCGGACTGGAAAGAATTGGGCGCCCCGCTCAATACCCCGGTCGTGCGCGACGACATCTATGTACTGCGCAGCAGCGACAGCTCCACCAAGGTTCCAGACTTCTTTGTGCCCAAGACCATGCACAACGAAGGCAACTACATCATCTCCCTGGGCAACCTGTGCCGCTGGCTGGCCCAGCAGGCGGAGAACCTGGGCGTGGAAATCTACCCTGGCTTCGCCGCCCAGGAAGTACTGTTCGACGAGAACGGCGTGGTGCGCGGGATCATCACCGGCGACCTCGGCGTGGACCGTGAAGGCCATCCAAAAGAAGGCCTGTACACCCCCGGCATGGAACTGCGCGGCAAGTACACGCTGTTCGCCGAAGGCTGCCGCGGGCACTTGGGCAAGCAACTGATCCAGCGCTTCAACCTGGACAGCGATGCCGACGTGCAGCACTACGGCATCGGCCTCAAGGAAATCTGGGAAATCGACCCGGCCAAGCATCAGCCAGGTCTGGTGGTCCACACCGCCGGCTGGCCGCTGGACATCATGAGCAACGAGAACACCGGTGGCTCTTTCCTCTATCACCTGGAAAACAACCAGGTGGTCGTAGGCCTGATCGTCGACCTGTCCTACAGCAACACCTTCCTGTCGCCGTTCGATGAGTTCCAGCGCCTCAAGCATCACCCGGTGCTGGCCCAGTACCTGGAAGGCGGCAAGCGCATCAGCTACGGCGCGCGCGCCCTGGCCAAGGGCGGCATCAACTCGCTGCCGAAGATGGTATTCAAAGGCGGCGCCTTGATCGGTTGTGACCTGGGCACGATGAACGTGGCCAAGATCAAGGGCAGCCATACCGCAATGAAGTCCGGCATGCTCGCCGCCGACGCCGTGGCTGATCGCCTGTTCGCCGAATCTGAAGGCGGCGATGAACTGACCGCCTACGTCGACAGCTTCAAAGCCAGCTGGCTCTACGAAGAACTGTTCGCCACCCGCAACTTCGGCCCGGCGATGCACAAGTTCGGCCCGATTATCGGTGCAGGCTTCAACTGGTTCGACCAGAACATCCTCGGCGGCAAAATGCCGTTCACCCTGCATGACACCAAGCCGGACTACGCCTGCCTCAAGCTGGCCAAGGACAGCCAGAAGATCGACTACCCCAAACCCGACGGCAAGCTGAGCTTCGACAAGCTGAGCTCGGTGTTCCTCTCCAGCACCAACCATGAAGAAGAACAGCCGTGCCACTTGAAACTCAAGGACCCGAGCATCCCGATCGGCACCAACCTGCCGCTCTACGATGAACCGGCGCAGCGCTACTGCCCGGCAGGCGTGTACGAAGTCATCACTCAGGAAGACGGCGAGAAGCGCTTCCAGATCAACGCCCAGAACTGCGTGCACTGCAAGACTTGTGATATCAAGGACCCTTCGCAGAACATCACCTGGGTGACACCGGAAGGCGCGGGCGGGCCGACTTACCCGAATATGTAA
- a CDS encoding AraC family transcriptional regulator yields MLLTRHLDANATLVSLIEGLTPRDGFSPTHLAGVKVLRASCDVARGPQIYEPSLMFVAQGSKVAYLGPCTLEYGAGHYLIQAMPVPFECETFAMAADAPLYGVTVGIDRVVLGELVMAMGMQAGPPPTAQTLESMSSVVLDDAMRGCVERLLQCLHDPLEARIMGPARVRELLFTALRGPQADVLRALVEQQGQFSRIATSLNHLHAHYAEPLNIETLAGYAHMSASTFHEHFKRCTLLSPVQYLKRLRLLKAQQLLLVEGMGVAQAAHNVGYQSTSQFSREYKRYFLRNPGEERAA; encoded by the coding sequence ATGTTGTTGACTCGCCATCTTGATGCCAACGCCACGCTGGTTTCTTTGATTGAGGGGCTGACGCCCCGCGATGGTTTTTCCCCGACTCACCTGGCGGGCGTGAAGGTGTTGCGCGCCAGTTGCGACGTAGCGCGCGGGCCGCAGATCTATGAACCGAGCCTGATGTTCGTGGCCCAGGGCAGCAAGGTCGCGTACCTGGGGCCGTGCACCCTGGAATATGGCGCCGGGCATTACCTGATCCAGGCGATGCCGGTGCCGTTCGAGTGCGAGACGTTTGCCATGGCCGCCGACGCCCCGCTGTATGGGGTGACTGTGGGCATTGATCGGGTGGTGTTGGGCGAGCTGGTGATGGCTATGGGCATGCAGGCTGGCCCACCGCCGACGGCGCAGACGTTGGAGTCGATGAGCTCGGTGGTACTGGATGACGCGATGCGCGGTTGCGTCGAGCGGCTGTTGCAGTGCCTGCACGATCCATTGGAAGCCCGGATCATGGGGCCGGCCCGGGTGCGGGAGTTGTTGTTCACCGCCTTGCGCGGGCCCCAGGCCGATGTACTGCGCGCCTTGGTGGAACAGCAGGGGCAGTTCTCGCGGATTGCCACGTCCTTGAACCACTTGCATGCCCATTACGCCGAACCCCTGAACATCGAGACCCTGGCCGGTTATGCACATATGAGTGCGTCGACGTTCCATGAGCACTTCAAGCGTTGCACCTTGTTGTCGCCGGTGCAGTACCTCAAGCGTCTGCGCCTGCTCAAGGCCCAGCAGTTGTTGCTGGTGGAAGGCATGGGCGTGGCGCAGGCGGCGCATAACGTGGGGTATCAGAGTACGTCGCAGTTCAGTCGGGAATATAAGCGCTATTTCCTGCGCAACCCGGGTGAAGAACGCGCCGCGTAA
- a CDS encoding NAD(P)-dependent alcohol dehydrogenase — MYTAIGYAAQSATTPLAPMSFERRSPRADDVAIEILYCGVCHSDIHQARNEWGIAVYPLMPGHEIVGKVTAVGASVTDHKVGDLVGVGCMVDSCRHCEACKSDLEQYCLEGPTMTYATPDRVDGSNTMGGYSDSIVVSEHFVVKIPAKLDLASAAPILCAGITTYSPLKHYGVKAGDKVGILGMGGLGHMGIKFAKAMGAEVTLFTRSASKAEEGRRQGADHVIVSTDAEQMKAAAGSFDFLLDTIPVQHDLNPYLDVLRFDGVHILVGLIEPVDPPVNAAKLVLGRKVLAGSLIGGIAETQEVLDFCAEHGITCDIEMLDIRQINEAYARMIAGDVKYRFVIDMTTLKA; from the coding sequence ATGTACACCGCCATCGGTTACGCCGCCCAGTCGGCCACCACGCCCCTCGCCCCCATGTCCTTCGAGCGCCGCAGCCCGCGAGCCGATGACGTGGCGATCGAGATCCTCTACTGCGGCGTCTGCCACTCCGACATCCACCAGGCGCGCAACGAATGGGGCATCGCCGTCTACCCGCTGATGCCAGGCCACGAGATTGTCGGCAAGGTCACTGCCGTCGGCGCCAGCGTCACTGACCATAAAGTCGGCGACTTGGTCGGCGTGGGCTGCATGGTGGATTCGTGCCGCCACTGCGAAGCCTGCAAATCAGACCTGGAGCAATACTGCCTCGAAGGCCCGACCATGACCTATGCCACCCCGGATCGGGTGGACGGCAGCAACACCATGGGCGGCTATTCCGACAGCATCGTGGTCAGCGAGCACTTCGTGGTGAAGATTCCGGCCAAGCTCGACCTGGCCAGCGCCGCACCGATCCTCTGCGCAGGCATCACCACCTACTCGCCGCTCAAGCACTATGGGGTCAAGGCGGGCGATAAAGTCGGGATTCTCGGCATGGGCGGCCTGGGCCATATGGGCATCAAGTTCGCCAAGGCCATGGGTGCCGAAGTGACGCTGTTCACCCGCTCCGCGAGCAAGGCAGAAGAAGGCCGTCGCCAGGGCGCCGATCACGTGATCGTGTCCACCGACGCCGAGCAGATGAAGGCAGCAGCCGGCAGTTTCGACTTCCTGCTGGATACCATTCCGGTGCAGCACGACCTGAACCCCTACCTCGACGTCCTGCGTTTTGACGGCGTGCACATCCTGGTGGGTTTGATCGAACCGGTCGACCCACCGGTCAACGCAGCGAAGCTGGTATTGGGTCGTAAAGTCCTGGCCGGCTCGCTGATCGGCGGCATTGCCGAAACCCAGGAAGTCCTGGATTTCTGCGCCGAGCATGGCATTACCTGCGACATCGAAATGCTCGATATCCGCCAGATCAACGAGGCCTATGCGCGCATGATTGCTGGCGACGTGAAGTACCGCTTCGTGATCGACATGACCACCCTGAAGGCTTGA